DNA from Eubalaena glacialis isolate mEubGla1 chromosome 2, mEubGla1.1.hap2.+ XY, whole genome shotgun sequence:
CCTGCTTCTGGACGGGGACAGTCGCCACGAGGTCGAGGTCACGCGCATTGCCGCCGTGCAGATGCTCACAGAAGGCTTCCCTCCTGGAGGTGAGTGCCGTGTGGCACCGGCCTGGGTGACTCTCGGGGTCTGTGGGCCGTCCCGCTCAGCCACAGCAGGGGCTTGTGTTTAGTGAGTGGCTCACCAGGCGAATGGGGCTTAACGTGTAAAACAAGCGGGGACTCTGCCCTTCTGTACGTTTCACTTTCTGTTGGACTCGGGTCAGGGGTAAGGCTCCGGCGGCAGCTGGCATCGGCCCGATTCCCCGATGCCTGGAGCGTTGCCCGCCCGGCACCACGGCCCCCAGGGTCTGCGGGGACAACCCTCCTCCTGGAGCTTGCGGAGCGCTTAGCCTGTTCTGGATCTTTCCACCTAAACTTGCGCACTTCAGCAGCTGTCCTTCCACGGAAGCGGAGTTGGTGTTCCGTGTTGGGCGCAGTGTGCTGAAGAAACCCACGTGACTTAGTCCGTCTTGCTTTCTGTTTTCTGATCGGCTCTTGCTTGTTCTTCTCTCCTGCCTGCCTACCTTCTTGACGTAGAAAAAGACATGCACACTTACACCAGCCTCCCGGGGAGCCAGCCCGTCTCTGAAGGTCAGCTCCCCGCTCCCCGCCGCTCTCCCTGCCCCCGCGCCGGGCCGCGCCTCCTCCAGACCCTGCTGTGTGTTGGGGTCCACGCCGAGGCTCTCTGTGAAACACACATTCCCTTCTTTTGGTTGATTTGAAGGACAGTTGGGTCTAAGACGGGCAGACAAAGCATAAATGAAGCAATCTATCTCATCTGCTCAGTTCTGCGCTCCCAAGGGGAGCCCTACGCAGTGTTGCCTAACGTCCCCTGGGCATCCGCTGGGCCTGAGCGGGCCACGCGAggggggcgcgggcggcggcCCTCCCCAGCGCGCTCCTGTCCCTCCCGTCCCTCCGCAGCGCGCTCGCTCCCGTGTTCTCTCGTAGGAGCCTCCCTGCGCTCCTGGGCCCGCAGGTGGCGAGGGGAGCGGGCCGGTGCGGCGTTTGCCCCCCGTGCCCGAGCACAGGCTTGTGCGTGGTGGCACCTGTGCTGCGCCGTGAGTCGAAGGTGCGGAAGTCACGGTCCGGAGAAGCGGGGGGCCACCCCCCACCCAGGCCGGGGCATCCCTCCGTGTCCTTCCCGCATGTGGGCGGGGCCGAGGGCTGGTGGCGCCACGCGCCCCCTTGTGGCGGTGCTGGGAGGACAGTGAGTCCTGCTCTGCCCACGCTTCCGGAACCGTTAAATGCCCAGAAAAATGTGTTCTcgagggggtgggggcgggggcggcggccaCAGCAGCGTCGCACACTTTCTGTCGAGGCCCAGGTACTTGCATGCAGCTCTGCCGGACACAGACTCAAAATGCGACAGCAGTCATAGGAGCCATGGAAACGTGGCCTGGGCCAGTAAAAGTCTACTTACGGGAGCGGGGGGTGGGCAGAGCACAGCCTGCCTGCCCCAGAGCCCGGGGCAGGGGGCACTCCTGCAAGGAGCTCAGGCGGGGACAAGCCACTTGACACCCAGGGTCGAACCGTGGCTTATGAAAGGTCATGGGGGGCGTCCCAGGCCTTGGGTGGCGGAGCACTTCCAGCTGGATCGACCTCCCGGTGGGCCGGGCCTCTCCCACCCAGCACCTGCTCCCCCGCCGGCCTGCGTTTGACTCTGAGACCTGCGTCTGATGGAAGGGATCTTCTGAGCTGGGTAACTGCTCACAACGGAGTTTTCCTCCCAAGTCACAAAGTAGAACAGCTGTAGGCAAACTCCACTGCGAGGCTTGGTCTCCTTGCCACTTTTTTGACTGCGGTCGTGACAGAAGGGCCGTCTCTTCCTCCAGCCGTTGGTTCTCAGAGCAGGTGCTGCGGTCCTGTCGTCGTCCATGGCGTCACAGCCCAAAGGCGGGCAGTTGTCCCAGCAGGCCGACCCCACACGGCATCTTTTCAGGAGCTCGTGTACTAGAGTGGGGTGTTGGTGGCACTTGTGCCCTCCGCTTTGACCCTGGCTCTCCAGAGTAGGGTGGGGGTGAGGCCAGCGTGACAGGCAGGGTGCAGCCCGGGCAGCCCTCCCGACGGCACCGCGCCTTCTCCCTGGGTTCTCGGCCACGCGGTGCCGAGCGTTTGTCCCGCCCTGTGAGCTCGGGCTCATCCGCTGGGCAGCCCCTAGCCCAGGCCCCGCTACCAGGCCGCCTCCGTCCGAGGCCAGCaccagggctggggaggaggcgcCCCGGCCAGCACATCAGGGCCGGCGGCACCCTGGGCGCTCAGCGTCCCCTCGGGCATCACCTTGTCTCCCCGCTCCAGGAGGCAACGCGCGGgccacaggcatgaccctgcagTACACGGCGCCAGGGGCGGAGGGCGTGACGCAGCTGAAGCTGACGGCCGGGGAGGACGCGAACGGCAGCAGAAGGCAGGCGACAGCATGGCTGGTGGCCATGCACAAGGTACCGTGGGCCCGGCCCTTCTGCTCAGAGCACTGCCCACCTTTCCCAGAGGGAGGCCCGCCGCCTGCCTAGCCGGGGTGCCCCCACGGGCTCCAGCCAGGCACACGCATTTATCTCTGGTCACCTTGCAGGCTGCCAAGCTTCTCTACGAATCTCGGGACCAGTAACGCCACATGGGCTGGACAGTCCGCTAGGGGCAGCAGCACCTGCTCGCCGCGCACGCACAGGCGCAACTAAGCCTACCCGTGCTGGAAACGCAACTCAAGTACTCGGAGCTTACCTAGTGCAATACGTACACAGTTGATTAATGCTCAGAACACCTCGTGCTTTAGAATCTGTCTCTTATCGATGCCTAATTAGGGGTGGGAGAGACTGAGCTACACTACTGCTAAACTCTTTTTAGCATAATCTGTACCATGTTTTTATGAGTGCCCAAGTTTACTAGATGGTTCTGGTCCCTTGATGTTCGTCCCATTAATTCTTCCACGGAAGTGATCTGGGCAGTGGTAACTTGGCCTGATTTGTACTGGAGCGCATCTCACAGACTGCCCGTTCGTGTGTCACTCATCTGGGTCTATGAACAAACCTTTGCTACTTCACAGGGGAAGGAACAAGATTTGTGTTTTGTACTTTTCACTATTTccctttattaaaataattgtacAACAATTTGTATATAAAGCTTATGATTAAAACCTATTTTGAAAATACGGATCAGGCCTCACCTCGCTGTGTCCAGACAACCTGAGCTTCGTGCTCAGCTCAGTTCTGGCTCCAGAACACAAGACTCACAGCCTCCGGCGAGAGACAGCGGTTTATTGTGTGCACGTTTACACGGCATCAGCAGAGAGACTGCCCTGCAGGGTGTTCGCTTCTCATCAGCACTGTgtacaatcaatcaatcagtgcTTAAAGGTAGGCGACTACAACAAGACTCTACACGTGTCTATACGTAAATTACACACAAGACTCACTCGTACATGGAAAATAAGCTCAGGGCCTGGAttttaatgagagaaaaaaacatttccaACATGGTTCTGACAGTTTTGAGTGGTTTAGTCAAAAAATAGTTTTGGTATATAAAAGCCTGTACGTACAGTTGACGCTTCAGGGACGCGCCTTACTTGCTTCAAGTCTGGAACCAGGCAGAGGTTATGGTGTCATGGCCGGGACCGGGGAGCCGGGGCCCTGCCCTCCCGCCCCTATAGCCGCCCCGTGACTTTGCAGGCGTCCCCGCGTCCACGGCCTCCTGGCCCGCGGGTTGCACAGCCCTCGGCAGAGCACGTCCACGCCGGGAGGGGCGGGGACCACGCCGGGAGGGGCGGGGACCACGCCGGGGCAGCAAGAGGCTGCAGAGAAGGCAGTGCTGTGCTGAGACTCCTGACCATGTGTCACTCGATCTTAAGGTCCCTCGTGTCCACGGCCCGTCGGTGACCTAGACCGAGGCCCGGAACAGGAAGTGGAGCCCACACACCAGGCAGCACCGCTGGACAGAAGTCTCCACACGGGGGCTCCTTTGGTGATGAAGAAACGCATGTGGTGAGGATGAAAAAGGTGCCCGGGTTTCTGTGATTTCCAGTCAACGGGAGGGCAGGGCTCTAGCGAGGGGATGCACCTCACAGCAGCTGCAAGTTTTCATTGTTGGGGCTGGGGTGACACCGGGAATGAGGGATGACGGCCTTGGGGCCCAAGTCTGTGACAGCATTCGTCTTCCTTGGCAACCGACCAGGGGTTAATTACAGGGCTTCTTACTGGCAACAGGGGCGGCTGTTTAGAGAGCTGGGTATTTATTCGGATTTACAGTAACTGGCAAAAGTCGGTCTTCTTGGAGGCGAAGGTCTCTCTCCCAGCTGCGGGCAGACCGGAGAAAGAGCCTCACCTAGAACCTGCCGGGGTTTCACATTGTGGACGCTGTCTGCTAAAGGGAGCACCAGTAAAGCCATGTCTAGCTTCAGCTTCCCGGGGAAATGGCAGAAGCATCTCTTCAGTGGCTCCTCGTCGCTGGAGAGCCCGTGCGGTGCTCCAAAGGGAAGTTCAGGCCAGTGTTCGCTGTCGGGGTTTGATCCGTGGGTACAACTGGGAAGCAAGGGACAGGAGTTAGGACAAGGGGACGACCCACTGGACAGGAACCCCGTCCAGAGGCCCGGCTGCCCTCAGGAGGCCGCACACCAGCTCCTTCAGGCCGAAGTTCGGCTTGTCACCCTCGTACGGAGAACTTCCCAACTCCCAGGAtacccccttcctcttcctctcaggGCACtcgacactgacactgtccgcaAGGCCCCTAAAGGTGCCTGGCAGGCCCACGGTGTCCAGTGACTGTGTCACGAAAGCATGtgccagccccaccgggcacggAGCACGAGAGCAAAGGCGCGGCCCTGCCAAGGGTCTGAGGAAGCATCAGTGCAACGCAGAGCAGCAGCCTGCAGCCgccctgtcccccaccccgtTACAGACCCCACGAGCAGAGCACGCTGTGAGCAGCCCGTCGGGGGGCTCCGGCCTCCCCACGGGCCTCCTCGAGAGCAGATGCCCCCCCACGGCTCCCACGAGGCTTGGAGAAAGGCAGTCTCCAGCCCGCAGGACTGGAGCCCAGGCTACGTCCacgggcaggaggaggggacagcTGGCTCCGCACGGGGCCCCAGGGGCAGCGTGGAGTGCTTACCCCCAGCAGGGTTTTGGGCACGTAGCCCTCCCGGTCCCCCAAGCGAGCCCACCACCAGTCGGTCTCGCTCTCGTCCTTGCGCCTCAGGACGGTGAGGGCGTCCCCTTCGTGGAAGGACAGCTCGTCGCTGTTCTGGGCCTCGTAAGCCCACAGAGCGTACACCACGCCTTTGTTCATCACGCCCAACTTCTCCTGCACCCCTGGGACGGAAGAGCAAACGGTCAGGTCTCCGTGGAGGGCGGGCTGCAGAGAGAGCCCCGCAGCAGGACCGGGAGGGACACGCTGCTGTCCTTGGGCAGGCCGGCGGGGGCTGCAGTGGAGCGGTCAGAAGCCAGGCCAGCTGCCGCCCTCCGCTTAACGCCAACAGCCCCTTCCACGTCCCAGCAAGAGGACCGTGGCGGAACCTTTGTGTCCAGAAGCAAAGCAGTGTTGTTCTAAAAGGCGTTTCTTAAGGTGAAACTTACAACCCACACGTAGAACAAACTTCCAAAAGTCTAAAGAAGCCGCGTGACTTGCTCTTGGACAGTGGGAAGCACTTGCCACCAAGCGATGGAGCCACCGCGACCCAGTGAGCTCACACCCAGGACTCGCCTGCGGGTCCCCAGGAAGGCCGGCCGCCCCCCAGCCCCGCCGCACGGCCTCTGTCCTGGGAGCTGGGCCTGGAGGGCATTGCCCGTTTCATGTGTCACTTTGTCCCCAGGGTCTAAGGTAGGCTGGGCCCACAGGTTCTCCCATCGGGTGTAGCGTTGATGGCCTGTGACTGTTTAGCCCTTGGAAAACCCAGCCCTGCCTAATGGAGAAGGGAGCTTCCCTCCCCCACGGGACGGGACGGGATGGGACGGGATGGGACGGGACGGGACGGGAGACCCACCCTGGGACACCTCAGCCCTCACAGCCCTCTCCCCTGGGGCACCCCGGCCGCCCGCCCCGCACCGTGTAAGAACTGGGAGCACTGAGAGTAGCCTTCCTCCGCCTCTTCGCACTTGTCCGCAGCCGTCTCAACGTCGCTGATGGTGGAGGCGAAGATGGCGGCGCCGCTCTCCACCAGCTGCTTGCAGAGGTGGACGCTGTTGCAGGAAGCGGCGCAGTGCAGCGGCGTCCTGGAGAGACAGAGGAGGCGCTCACGCCCGGCCGGGTTCCAGGTGGCCCCcagggctgtgtgctcagtgccCCGCGAGCTGCTGTGCTGCTGCCTGTGTAGTGGCCTCACTTCTACTAACAGTTTTGGGCCACACACACGTTTCTGAAAAGGGCGGGCGGGGAGTGGACTGAACACCGGCCTGTAAGCTGGGTGTTCATGGTGCAACAGCACGAATGTCCCTCACACCAGTGACGTGTCCCTTACAATGGCTGCAACAGTGACGGCTGTGTTTTAccacaatatacaaaaatggcTGTTCAAACGCAGCAGCGCAGACCGTTGCCTGAAGCTCACGATGAGGCCCACGGGGCGCAGGGCCGGCACCGCAGCGGCCGGCCTGTGAGGCTCCCCTCCACACAGGCTTTCTGGCCACTTAAAAACATACAGCTCAGCAGAGGCTCAGACTACAGTCAGCGGTCAGCCACGTGACGAGCGTGATCACAGCCGGGCCTTTAACAAAACCCCCGTGAGAACGAAGACCAGGAAGATACGCAGGCCTGGGACCAAGCTGCACCCTtgcctcctcccttctccccaccacccccgcgCCCCGGTGCCCTCACCAGCCGTCGCTGTCGGCGGCATTCACGTTGACCCCGAAGTCCAGCAGGAACTTCACAATCTGGTGGTGGCCGGCGCAGACGGCGTTGTGCAGCGGGGTGATGCCCTCGTCGTTGGGCTTGCTGGGGTCTTCCACCTAGGACACAGGGCGCGTGAGCCCCGCCCCTGCCTGGGGCCACCAGGGCTGCGGCCGCCCGCCTGCTCACCTCGTAGATGATCCTCTGCACCAGGTCGAACTCCCCCTCCAGGGAGGCGTCAAGGAGCAGCGCCAGCGGGTTGAAGCGGACCCTCAGCCCATGCCCCGTCCTCTCCGAGTTGGGCTTCTTCAGGTTGGTCCGTTTGCTCTATCGGGAGGAAGCTTTGGATTTCAAGGTGACCCCACGGAAGTAGGCCCGGGGGGAAGCGGGCAAGAGGGGAGGGCCTAAAGCCCAAGGCAGAGCTTCCCCCGCAGCCCCGAGTGGTGCCGGGCACCGCGGACCAGCCCGCTCTCAGGCCAGCCCGGCCTGGCTCCGAAGGGCGTCTCTGCCTCGGGGGCCGGGCTGCGCCGCGGGCACCCGAGAGAGGGAGCAAGGCGGGTCACAGCCAAGCCCAACTGCTTCCGCCCTGCCAGCCGTGAGGAGCTCCTACCTGCCTCTGCTCCTGCGGCGCTGCCCTCCCTCCAGGGCTCTGTCTAGAAGGTTCTCCTTTCCCTTGCTGCCTGCCCTTCTGATCCCCATATGGCTGCCCTTCCTCAGGGACACCTCGGGCCCCCAGGCTGGCCCTCCGGTGAGAGGCCACCGCCCCTCGTGCCCTGGACGAGCCCCGCTGCTCCCAGCACCCCCGACACAGGCACGCCCTCCACATGCACTGGCTGGCTGACTCGGGAGCCGGGGCCCTGGTCTAGGGTGGCACCCACCGTAGGGGCCGCCGGCAGGGGCGCGGCGGGGGGGAGCGATGCGGGCAGGGGCTCCTCCCCCGGGGGGCTGGGCACCGGCTCAGCGGGCAGGGCCGTGGCCACGTTGTTGTTGTCGTCCTCGGCGGGCTCGGCTGTTTGGCGGGTGTTCGGGGGACAGATGAGCCCCTCCGGTTCGGGGGACGGAAGCCGGTTGTCATTGGCGTCCGAGGCGGGGGCAGGCTCGGCCGGGAGTGGGGCCGTGGGCAGGGCGGGGCCGGCCTCGCCCAGGTTCCCGTTGGCAGCGGTGTTCCCATTGTCCACGTCGGCTAAGGAGCCCAGGAAGTCCTGCGAGGGGCTGGGCTGGTAGAAGGGGGTGCCCTCCATGCCCCCGGCCAGGGTGTTGAAGCGCTGGTACAGCAGCTTCTGGATGTTGGGCCCGCCGGGGCCCTCTGGCTCCGTGATGGAGCTGCGCTTCTTCAGGGGCCGGGGCGCATTGGCCAGCTTCCTGCGCAGGGCCTCCAGGTCAGCGTCGCTCTGGTAGCGCAACGGCGAGTGCACAATGGGCGTGAGCTTGGTGGGGCTGAGCGGCCGCGGCAGGCTCTCCACGGCGGCCCCGTCTCCGGCGGGGGCAGGGCTGTCCTGCTCTGGCTCCTTCTCAGCACTTTCTGAAGGGGGCAGGGGCTGCGAGGCGCTTGTGGCCAGCGACCCATGAAGAAACGGTAGCGGCGACGGGGATGTGGAGCCGGACGGCAGAACAGGTTTACCATACACTGGGGAGACACAGAGGACACCAACCTCAGCAGCCTGTGGCGTCTGGGGCCTGCTCACCAAGCACCTTTGACGACACAGAGATGGGCTCCTACAGAGACTGTAATCTGCCACTGAAGATGCTAAGTCCCCATATTAAATCCCAAAGGAACCTGCTGCTCACAGAACCCCACCAACTCCTTCTGGAAGGTGGAGTGTctctaatttatcagtttttacagaactgggGCTTTctcaaatgaaaaagaacaaaaggttGCAAACCTGCCTTCCTGCCCTGAACAGGTGTTCACTGTTTCCTGGCCAAGGAGAACCCACGTGACGTGGGACCAAGCCAAATGATGTAAAACGCAGGCCACCTCAGAAAGGAAGGCTGGTCCGGTGGCCCTGGCAAGCCTCTCCCCCGTGGGCCAGGGCCTGCCGCAGGCCAGTGCTGGTACAGCCACCCGGGAGATCCCTGGGCACAGAGTGGCCTGGCCTGCCTAGGGATTCTCAAACTAGATCCTGGAACCTGCAGCCCACGCCCAAGAACGTCTGAAgaggccccagcccagcccagatgCCCAGGATCCTGCCGCACAGGGAGGAATCACCGTCAGCCTCCGTATGTGGGGAACCGGGCTCTGTGCTCacacctgcctccccaggaggcccacGGCTGATGTTCCCGCACCCAAACCAGGGCTTTTCGTCCCTGTGGGCTCCGGGAGAGGATCCCGAAGCAGCAAAATCCTCCCCTCGCATCACCCCCTAGGGGCCTGGCTCAGCTACTACTAGGAGGCCAGGGGGATCAGATCCAGGCAGAGCTCCTACTACGCCAGCTCCCCAGATAGGTCCTGTACAAGTTACTACGaagcaggaggaaaagaagaaattccaAAGTGCCAGCCTTCCGAGACCTGAATTTCCTGAGCAATGTGGGTAGGCGGGCGCTCAGACAGAAGTCAGAGAGCTGTGGCCCACCTGCAGAACTGCTCTGTGCGTGTCATCTTTTACCCCCGTCTCACACAGGTACCCAAGGCCACACTTTATGTAAGAATCAAGTTTAATCCTAAATAGCACGTGGCCCAGAAGTAAGGATATGGATTGGCATTTTCTCAAGTATGATTTCCTAGCCCCGAGAGATGGAGAGTGCAAACCCACCATACCTGCTTTAACCGACTTATTTAAGGTGCTGTGCGCCGCTGGCTGGTACTTCTTAGGTGGCGCGGCTTGCTGGAGGTACATGGAGTATATGGAACTTGAATTCACCGTCTGTGGGCCTTTCCTGGGGGACTGTGGCCTTGACCCTTTATCAGCCAGGAAGGGCCTAATGGCCACAGTTAGTGGGAGTTCAGGTTTGCCGTCTCCAGCTGGAAAGGCAGGCAGCCCCGCCGGCGGGTACGTGGGACTTGGTGGCACAGAAATCCTCTGCTGAATCTGCTGCGAGGACCCTGGCTGGTGGGGGCCACCCGCAGGGGGCAGCGGTGCAGGTTTCTGCCGACTGGGCAGGCCTGCGCTGGTCCTGGGCAAgctgccctccttcctcctctccaggGAGTTTGTCGAGCCTGGGCCCACGGGCGCAGGGCTTGGGTACGTCCCATAGCTTGGAGGCAGCTGCTTGCCGACACCAGGGATGGGAGGTGGCACTTTACCAATCTCGATGCCCTAAATTTAGGtgttaaaaagaaagacaaagtcaTCCTTTGAAAAGTCAAGCACGTTTCCATCCACGGTCACAAGAGCACAAAGTAGGACTTGTAATCCTTCAAATAGGCTTGTGACCAGGCACGGGGCACGCCGTGGGGGTGAACAGCAGGGTGAACGACCCTGACCAAAGGCCTCACACCTGCACCCGGCTCTCGTGCTCAGGGTCCATGAACTCCTTCAGACTTGGGTTATGATTTGGACACCAACAGGATTAATTTGCCTCGTGACACCTCCTACCACTTAGATAAAGACGAAGGCTAAATGAGGATGCAGTCGGTTAGGAGCCTGTCTGTGTTTTGTGACGAAGACAAGCGGCCCACCTGCTTCTCCGGGGCTCCCAAGGCCAGCACGGGCACAGGCTGGCTCGAGACGGGCCCCTGCCTGAGAGGCCCCTCCACGTTCGAGTCCTTCCACTCCACGCTGGCGATCTGCGTCGCTTTCACCAAAGAGCTAGAATTGTGTTTTAATGTTGGCCAGTTTCCATCATTGGCttgaaaagaacacagaatttaAGTAAAATTATTCTTGAAATTAGTTGAACCAACATAAGAATAACCCCCTGCCAGAAGCAAAAATCACCTTCTGGGACGTCACGCTCTGATGGAGCTCCATGACCAGGAGGCGCCCCCCCCACCCACACACCGGCTGCTGCGCGGCAGGACGACCAAGGTTGGCCTCTGCCGGCACCGCCTCACCAGTGCCCACGTGCGGTCATGTGTGCAGAGACTCCATGACCAAGCACAGGGCTGCTCCAGCCCGGGCGAGGGGCCAGAGGGTTGCAGAAACATTCTCAGCCCCCACTGAAATACAGGTCAAAGCCATTACATCGACACCAATGAATAACATAAGCGTCGGCACTTGGTTTTCAAACACTATTTACAAATACAGACAGCAATAAAAAAGACTTATCTTTTGACTTCTTAACAGGTTTGACCTGTACTGCTTctagtattaaaagaaaaatttgacttTAATCTGTTAGAAATTTCCACCCTCTTAAAATAATTCATGATCACAGGAGGACAGTACAAGTTCCCAGTGATTGGAGTAGCAGGCTATCATTCTGTTGCAGTGATTAGAAAGCCAGTCAACCCAGCATTTTCAGGACAGCCACTGGAAAGGTATGTTTTTTAACATAGCATCTTCCAAACTGAGAAAGGGTGCAGAAGCATTCCCTGGTAACACAGGCCCACTCACAGTGAGCCCACAGGGTTAGATCTCAGCCCGCCTCAGGCCCCTGCTTCTCTCCGCAGCGGTACAGGGCTGGACTGGAGTGGGAACCCTCCCAGCCATCAGCCGTATGGGAGGGAGAGCAGCCAAGGGCACTGTTCTGGGCCCTCCTGTAAGAGCAGCACAtccttgcccctcctcccatctGCCAG
Protein-coding regions in this window:
- the PPP1R13B gene encoding apoptosis-stimulating of p53 protein 1 isoform X4, with amino-acid sequence MEVAMMDKRINDLRERLYGKKIQLSRVNGTSSPQSPLSTPGRVAAVGPYIQVPSTGSYPAPGDPIKPQSLTIASSAAHGRSKSDGHGEPRVTGSWAVSDLDVGPDCASSQRPTSPFANPNDGNWPTLKHNSSSLVKATQIASVEWKDSNVEGPLRQGPVSSQPVPVLALGAPEKQGIEIGKVPPPIPGVGKQLPPSYGTYPSPAPVGPGSTNSLERRKEGSLPRTSAGLPSRQKPAPLPPAGGPHQPGSSQQIQQRISVPPSPTYPPAGLPAFPAGDGKPELPLTVAIRPFLADKGSRPQSPRKGPQTVNSSSIYSMYLQQAAPPKKYQPAAHSTLNKSVKAVYGKPVLPSGSTSPSPLPFLHGSLATSASQPLPPSESAEKEPEQDSPAPAGDGAAVESLPRPLSPTKLTPIVHSPLRYQSDADLEALRRKLANAPRPLKKRSSITEPEGPGGPNIQKLLYQRFNTLAGGMEGTPFYQPSPSQDFLGSLADVDNGNTAANGNLGEAGPALPTAPLPAEPAPASDANDNRLPSPEPEGLICPPNTRQTAEPAEDDNNNVATALPAEPVPSPPGEEPLPASLPPAAPLPAAPTSKRTNLKKPNSERTGHGLRVRFNPLALLLDASLEGEFDLVQRIIYEVEDPSKPNDEGITPLHNAVCAGHHQIVKFLLDFGVNVNAADSDGWTPLHCAASCNSVHLCKQLVESGAAIFASTISDVETAADKCEEAEEGYSQCSQFLHGVQEKLGVMNKGVVYALWAYEAQNSDELSFHEGDALTVLRRKDESETDWWWARLGDREGYVPKTLLGLYPRIKPRQRTLA